The genomic region GTCCAGATGTTGTAAACATTTCAAAGTATGCGCCGAGACCTGGAACGGAGGCGGCGAAGATGAAGCAGTTGGAGAGTAATATCGTCGCCTCGAGGTCACGTCGACTTTCAAACCTTGCAGCGAGGTTTGTCCTTGAAAGAAACATTAGGATGATCGGTGTTTTTGAGGAGATCAATGTGGTTGAGAAGAATAGGCGGAATATCACATTTGGGAGAACTCATAACTACAAGAAGGTTATGGTTGGGGGAGAACGATTTCTAGGTGAAAGGTTGAATGTCAAGGTTACCTCAGCCAACTTGAGGTACCTATGCGCGGAGATAGTATCTTCCCCAAACGGTTGATAGACGGATCATATCCTGAGCCTACGGGTGAAGTTGCTTCCAGCACTCTTCAGAATATTCATGCAGCAAGTCGGACCGCCTACTGCTTGAACCCTCCCATCCCTCATAGCCGTCAGGATGTCTTCCAACGACCTGGAGTTTGAGTCGATGCAGGTATATGCGTCTCCAATGGTTTCAGGTGTATGGGAGTCGCTTCCACCGAAGGATGGTAAGCCGAGTCTCCTCGAAGCCCTCTCCGCAAGATGCTTGGAGAGTATGAAAGGATTCGCCCTAGAATTTATAGTCTCGATCCCGTCAAGCCTCTCAGACACCATCTCAGGCTTGACACCACCACGAACCACATCGTATGGATGGGCGAGGACGGCTAATCCACCCCTCTCATGTATCAACCTAACAGTCTCGTCGACGGAGAGTCCTGGACTGATTTCTTCAACATCACCAAAAGCTAGGATGTGCCCTTCCCTGGCACTCACCTCCACTCCAGGTATTACTATGATACCCTCGACATGATAGTTGGAGAATCTATCATGGTCTGTTATCGCCACACCGTCAAGTCCCTTCAACCTGACAATCGAAGGGATCTGGTTAACCTGTGTGGAGGAGTCTCCTGAAAGAACTGTATGTATGTGAGTGTCTATTCTAAGAATCATCTCTAAACCTGACCTGGGGTCGCGGACCATACCCTCATTATCTCTTGGAGATCTATCTTTCTAAATAGGGGCTTCGGCTCTCCAATCTTATGATCTGGTTCAATAAGCATCTTTCCAGCGTCGCTCCAACATCTACCCTCAACCCTACCGCCTAAACCTATCTGCCTCCACATTTCCTCAGATGTCTTAGGCATGAAAGGATATAGGAGAATAGCGATTGAGGAGGCGAGTTGGCTGCAGACGTTTATTACATTCGAAGCATCCTGCCTATCAGTCTTGATCATGTGCCAAGGTTCACGTCTACTTAGGTATTCATTGCCGATCCTCGCCAGATCAACTACCGCTGCCAAGGAATCTCTGAGTTTGAAATTGTCCATCAGAGACCCAACCCTAGAAGGCGCTTCCATAATAATTTTCATTACCTCCTCATCTGCTGATGATGGGGCTTCTAAATTGGGGACCCTACTCTCAAAATTCGATTTTATGAAAGTTAAGGTTCTATAAAAGAAATTGCCTATGATATCGTTAAGTTCAGTGTTTACACGTCTCTCAAACTCTTTCCATGTGAAGTTTGCATCCCTCATCTCAGGCCTGATAGCGATCAGAACATACCTCCAATATTCGGGGTCAGCTATCTTCAGGGCCTCATCCATCCAAACACCTATTCTTCGACTCTTAGAAAATTTTCCTTGCCCCTCATATAGAATAAATTCTGTAGATGAGACCTGCCATGGTAGCGTGTAACCTTCATTGGAAGCTATGAGTAGGGCTGGGAATATTATTGTATGGAATGGAATGTTGTCCTTCCCTATGAAATGGATATTCTTGGTCTCCCTGTCGAGCCAGTATCTCCTCCAGAGTTCTGGATCACCTAACCTCTCACCAAGCTCTATTGTAGCCGATATGTAACCCAGAACTGCCTCCATCCAGACATATATCGTCTTTCCTTCAGATCCTGGAAAAGGCGCTGGGATACCCCACTTGTTATCCCGTGTTAAGGCCCTGGGCTTCAATCCTTCCTCAAGCCATCTGAGAGAGAAGTTCTTCGCGTTCTCTGGGAGCTGCCTGTTCTCGGTGAGAAACTTTCTAATATCTGGTTCGAGCTTGGGAAGGTTGAAAAACCAGTGGACAGACTCCTTCACCTCAGGTTGGGAACCACAGAACACACATCTAGGATTCTTAAGCTCTGTAGGTTCGAGGACTCTTCCGCAACTTTCACATTGATCACCCCTTGCACCCTCTGAACCACAGTGTGGACATATACCTTCCACAAACCTATCTGGAAGAAACTTGTCACATCTATCACAGTGTAGAAGCTCAACCTGCCTCTTGTAGACGTAGCCCCTATTGTATAGGTTCAAGTAAAATGACTGAGTGAAATCGATATGGGCTGGAGCCTCGGTCCTAGTGTAGTTGTCGAATGATATCGAATATTTTTCAAGAAGATCCAACATGATGCTGTGGTAATGGTCGGTGAGCTGCCTTGGATCAATTCCTCTCCTCAGAGCCTCGACCTCTATTGGTGTTCCATGCTCATCGGACCCCGTGACAGCCACCACATCCTCCCCTCTCAACCGCAAGTATCTTGCGTATACATCTGCCGATAGAAGGTGTATGAATGTTCCAAGATGGGGGACTGTATTTACATACGGCCAGGCAGCGTTAACTATCCACCTACCCAAGGGGATCACCAATCAAGTTGGATGTTAAGACTGGATCGGATATGGTTAAAGGTATCTTGTAAGTCTACCTCCATATTTAATAGGTGAGTATGAAATATCTTAGTGCAGGTCGATGTGAGAGCCCCTATGGAAGAGGAGTACATAAAGTCCCTTGACCGAGCATTGAGCATGATCCCTAAGAGGACGACTGGTGGAGAAAGATTCGAG from Candidatus Bathyarchaeota archaeon harbors:
- a CDS encoding TRAM domain-containing protein; this encodes PDVVNISKYAPRPGTEAAKMKQLESNIVASRSRRLSNLAARFVLERNIRMIGVFEEINVVEKNRRNITFGRTHNYKKVMVGGERFLGERLNVKVTSANLRYLCAEIVSSPNG
- a CDS encoding methionine--tRNA ligase; this translates as MVIPLGRWIVNAAWPYVNTVPHLGTFIHLLSADVYARYLRLRGEDVVAVTGSDEHGTPIEVEALRRGIDPRQLTDHYHSIMLDLLEKYSISFDNYTRTEAPAHIDFTQSFYLNLYNRGYVYKRQVELLHCDRCDKFLPDRFVEGICPHCGSEGARGDQCESCGRVLEPTELKNPRCVFCGSQPEVKESVHWFFNLPKLEPDIRKFLTENRQLPENAKNFSLRWLEEGLKPRALTRDNKWGIPAPFPGSEGKTIYVWMEAVLGYISATIELGERLGDPELWRRYWLDRETKNIHFIGKDNIPFHTIIFPALLIASNEGYTLPWQVSSTEFILYEGQGKFSKSRRIGVWMDEALKIADPEYWRYVLIAIRPEMRDANFTWKEFERRVNTELNDIIGNFFYRTLTFIKSNFESRVPNLEAPSSADEEVMKIIMEAPSRVGSLMDNFKLRDSLAAVVDLARIGNEYLSRREPWHMIKTDRQDASNVINVCSQLASSIAILLYPFMPKTSEEMWRQIGLGGRVEGRCWSDAGKMLIEPDHKIGEPKPLFRKIDLQEIMRVWSATPGQV